A section of the Osmia lignaria lignaria isolate PbOS001 chromosome 3, iyOsmLign1, whole genome shotgun sequence genome encodes:
- the LOC117605298 gene encoding uncharacterized protein LOC117605298, whose protein sequence is MSSTLENKILNLQERLRAENESRDRDRHNSEVGSGTGLQSSSSVPVSSPASRPPIPTLKVSQIPPKKQDSEFESKLQEIMKMNGILNINGQRYQTEMKDLEHLGELGNGTCGHVVKMRHKPSGVLIAVKQMRRSGNAEENKRIIMDLDVVLKSHDCPYIVQCLGCFITESDVWICMELMATCLDKLLKRTRQAMPEEFLGKVTVATVKALSYLKEKHGVIHRDVKPSNILLDERGGVKLCDFGISGRLVDSKAKTRSAGCAAYMAPERIDPPDPTKPDYDIRADVWSLGITLVELATGVFPYRDCKTDFEVLSRVVQDDPPSLPSDALFSKEFRSFVSCCLTKNYKQRPKYHKLMEHAFIRKYDVSQDEETNSSVLNSGCQWFGRVMRQLEPSFRLPGWQQRVTGHVSLKQTAHLRAQSEVPAFLRSNVTKDSQNSSFLPFHQRSNSENGANYVSYSPYALRRKEISRPFSPPSSNDVDASETNFQQSYSPYRQHVDQNRDYSSNHCSTNGQGRQEGRPFSPYRQDSTAIDTGNRLYSPYHGRFTEDRDSSKERWQSVSRSLSPFARDYSPWRRENVDPPNVIQPTESGRYSPFLQQRLGHIPAVPQTHPQSHDIYGSPMISRKRFPSEPPPQGSHGSTSPELLISRFAHQLKQDPPSATPPVQGGSKESAKKRFASYVRLRLGSERAPSPEPPPRLSRGESPLALRRNLVDQASPSFARRYVSSSPPQPPPRRLSESNSVPGSPQHVRARLRYTPEPQRRPPPP, encoded by the exons ATGTCTAGTACCTTGGAGAATAAGATTTTAAATTTGCAAGAACGTCTTAGAGCGGAAAATGAATCAAGGGATAGAGACAGACATAACAGCGAGGTTGGATCAGGAACGGGCCTTCAATCGTCATCCTCAGTACCTGTCTCGAGTCCTGCTTCACGAC CTCCAATTCCAACTTTAAAAGTCTCACAGATACCTCCAAAGAAACAAGATAGTGAATTTGAGTCAAAATTACAAGAAATCATGAAGATGAatggtattttaaatattaatgggCAAAGGTATCAAACTGAAATGAAAGATTTAGAGCATCTAGGTGAATTAGGAAATGGTACCTGTGGACATGTTGTTAAAATGAGGCACAAACCTAGTGGTGTACTCATTGCTGTGAAACAAATGAGACGTTCTGGTAAtgcagaagaaaataaaaggataaTTATGGATCTTGATGTTGTGTTAAAATCACATGATTGTCCATATATTGTGCAATGTTTGGGATGTTTCATCACTGAATCTGATGTATGGATTTGTATGGAATTAATGGCAACTTGtttagataaattattaaaaagaaccAGACAAGCAATGCCAGAAGAGTTTTTAGGAAAAGTCACAGTAGCA ACAGTAAAAGCATTGtcatatttgaaagaaaaacatGGTGTTATTCATAGAGATGTGAAACCTAGTAATATTCTTCTTGATGAAAGGGGAGGAGTTAAATTATGTGATTTTGGTATATCTGGCAGATTAGTTGACAGTAAAGCAAAAACTAGAAGTGCAGGATGTGCTGCTTATATGGCT cCTGAAAGAATTGATCCTCCAGATCCAACTAAACCAGACTATGATATAAGAGCTGATGTATGGAGCTTGGGTATTACTTTAGTAGAATTAGCTACAGGAGTATTCCCTTACCGAGATTGCAAGACTGATTTTGAG GTATTGAGCAGAGTAGTACAAGATGATCCTCCTTCCCTTCCATCAGATGCACTTTTTTCAAAGGAATTCAGAAGTTTTGTGAGTTGTTGCCTTACAAAAAATTATAAGCAACGTCCAAAATATCATAAACTCATGGAACATGCTTTTATTCGAAAATACGATGTATCTCAAGATGAAGAAACAAATTCTTCAGTTCTAAATTCTGGCTGCCAATGGTTTGGCAGGGTAATGCGACAATTAGAACCAAG TTTCAGATTGCCAGGGTGGCAACAGAGAGTTACGGGTCATGTGTCTTTAAAACAAACAGCTCATCTCAGGGCTCAATCCGAAGTACCAGCTTTCCTACGAAGCAATGTCACCAAAGACTCGCAGAACTCCAGTTTTTTGCCATTTCATCAACGATCAAATAGTGAGAATGGTGCGAACTATGTATCATATAGTCCGTACGCGCTTAGACGAAAGGAAATTTCCAGGCCGTTTTCTCCTCCTTCGTCCAACGACGTGGACGCATCGGAAACGAATTTTCAACAATCGTATTCACCGTATAGACAACATGTCGATCAAAACAGGGATTATTCTTCGAATCATTGTTCTACTAATGGACAAGGTAGACAAGAAGGAAGACCGTTCTCTCCTTATCGACAAGATAGCACCGCGATAGACACCGGGAATAGGCTCTATTCACCGTATCACGGACGCTTTACCGAAGATCGTGACTCGAGTAAAGAACGATGGCAAAGTGTCTCTAGATCGTTAAGTCCGTTTGCTCGTGATTATTCACCTTGGAGGAGAGAAAATGTCGATCCTCCAAATGTAATACAACCAACCGAAAGTGGTCGTTATTCACCGTTTCTTCAACAACGACTAGGACATATTCCAGCTGTGCCTCAAACTCATCCGCAATCACATGATATTTATGGTAGTCCTATGATTAGTCGTAAAAG GTTTCCTTCTGAACCTCCTCCACAAGGATCTCATGGTTCTACCAGCCCTGAATTATTAATCTCTCGTTTTGCTCATCAGTTGAAGCAAGATCCTCCATCTGCTACACCACCAGTTCAGGGTGGATCAAAGGAATCTGCTAAGAAACGTTTTGCTTCTTACGTTCGTCTCAGGCTCGGAAGTGAACGCGCTCCTTCGCCGGAGCCACCGCCGAGATTGAGCCGTGGTGAATCCCCTCTTGCCCTTAGAAGGAATTTAGTAGATCAAGCGTCTCCCTCTTTTGCAAGAAG GTATGTTTCATCTTCTCCACCTCAACCTCCTCCTAGGAGATTGTCAGAAAGCAACTCTGTGCCTGGTAGTCCTCAACATGTACGAGCTCGACTACGTTACACCCCTGAACCTCAGAGGAGACCTCCGCCACCATAA
- the G9a gene encoding histone-lysine N-methyltransferase G9a, which produces MSENKSKETATMEGCQEGGEEEDMAAERVEDKVSIQQILEGMTNEFNKSISPVKNAEINRSEKSDHEENEKPAAILDAPSAVEKESNGEKNEEITPIKQNSVESTPPDENSKDDENTGKQEILKKDNGIPRIVLTFRTIDENTDHGKKTKISSCSSNLTLVPDELANCDQIGGVSVKIENSDENSDTVEKSDSEEGRTEEPAKDFESKEPEKKSEETETPKENMEVPTEEKSTTSDEKAKTEEVNASTEPTEQSEQADSTPPVTRKRRIGRPRLRALSDHTEEPPGPKRSARRLCKETLKSTVLESAMARKEKSNYTEENLGFKKQRKYNKPGRPKKVMQGKDHNKQLQAKPPDIRQEAEASISDGNISLSEVNSTLECSRNSSISESSANDTILDESQNFSSDFDGMPKLSPMIKSSESQTKLCNSIGSPTNDDIPLADIEKPFLKPATGRPKRERGRPRGSQAARKIAKADSFEDGSVSIAETGKHNDYPEEGTVPAKRTRRSMAPSPSPAEGQASKPESTAIMSETYGQSMLCLCQVRSQLYVTITGSGAPLYCTAIDSIDNRLVGCCNEVDSNDVAMRRPSTRVPFIILCRMHKERLLRHNCCPSCGLFCSQGRFVQCINGHQYHRECEIYPNKKGVCPHCGNESTAYDVMVTMSGLRKPVFIPTRKKFSKLPSAKMSLPGKGDNTKLAERPPSPLIQPDIIKIPEPSVNTERPERYTIMSLYTSVKNGDLEKLVNVLACGYNANHTFRDYAHRTGLHIAADKGHLSCVHVLVQAGAQLDVMDRNQLTPLMLAASKGKADVVKYLIRIGADVTLKGEDGMTALHMAAKSGHLDVCRIILTECKAPRTLVDSVDDGGWTSLIWACEFCHAEVARFLLDKKCDPLIRDAEQNIALHWSAFSGSSEITEMLLNEGCDVNAVNVHGDTPLHIAARQDQYAVSILLLARGAKIGEVNAAGETAVNCCTNDGDTMSALRLNAKVNELSEHMWEKTVKILTNDISRGKETNPIQCVNGYDSEDKPTDFLYVTENCFTSNIHVDRTITSLQSCRCEDNCSSEKCLCGNISLRCWYDEEGKLIPEFNYTDPPMLFECNPACDCNRITCNNRVVQHGLTQRFQLFRTKGKGWGLRTLRHIPKGSYVCEYVGEIISDSEADHREDDSYLFDLDNRDGETYCIDARRYGNIARFINHSCAPNLLPVRVFVEHQDLHFPRIAFFANRDIEADEELGFDYGEKFWIIKCKSFTCTCGAENCRYSEKTIQVTLDNYRRKMQQEEMLAAQSS; this is translated from the exons atgTCGGAGAATAAGAGTAAGGAAACTGCCACGATGGAGGGTTGTCAAGAAGGGGGCGAAGAGGAAGATATGGCTGCCGAGAGGGTCGAAGATAAGGTCAGCATCCAGCAAATTCTCGAGGGTATGACAAATGAATTTAACAAAAGTATAAGTCCCGTCAAAAACGCAGAAATTAATCGATCAGAAAAATCGGATCACGAGGAAAACGAAAAACCGGCCGCGATTCTTGATGCACCATCAGCAGTCGAAAAAGAATCCAATGGAGagaaaaacgaagaaattaCTCCCATAAAACAAAATTCTGTCGAATCGACACCACCGGATGAAAATTCAAAAGATGATGAAAATACTGGAAAAcaggaaattttgaaaaaagataATGGTATTCCACGCATTGTCCTTACGTTTAGGACAATCGACGAAAATACAGATCATGGTAAAAAAACGAAGATATCAAGTTGTTCCTCCAACCTTACTTTAGTTCCTGATGAACTTGCAAATTGTGATCAGATTGGTGGTGTTTCTGTCAAGATCGAGAATTCAGATGAGAATTCTGACACTGTTGAAAAATCAGATTCAGAAGAAGGTAGAACAGAAGAGCCAGCCAAAGATTTTGAGAGCAAAGAACCAGAGAAAAAATCAGAGGAAACAGAAACACCAAAGGAAAATATGGAAGTACCAACAGAGGAAAAATCCACCACCTCCGATGAAAAAGCTAAGACTGAGGAAGTAAATGCTTCAACAGAACCTACTGAGCAAAGTGAACAAGCAGATAGCACACCTCCAGTTACTAGGAAAAGGAGAATAGGACGACCTAGATTAAGGGCACTTag CGACCACACAGAAGAACCTCCAGGTCCTAAACGTTCAGCTAGAAGACTTTGTAAAGAAACATTGAAGAGTACTGTGTTAGAGAGTGCAATGGCAAGGAAGGAAAAGTCTAATTATACAGAAGAAAATCTAGGGTTTAAAAAGCAGAGGAAATACAATAAACCAGGAAGACCTAAAAAGGTGATGCAAGGGAAAGATCATAATAAACAGTTGCAAGCTAAGCCTCCTGACATACGTCAGGAAGCAGAAGCATCAATTTCTGATGGGAATATTAGTCTCTCTGAGGTAAACTCAACATTAGAATGTTCTAGAAATTCTTCCATATCAGAAAGTAGTGCAAATGATACAATCCTGGATGAATCTCAAAATTTTTCATCTGACTTTGATGGTATGCCAAAATTGTCTCCTATGATAAAAAGTTCAGAATCACAAACAAAATTGTGTAATTCAATTGGCAGTCCAACAAATGATGATATACCTTTAGCAGACATAGAAAAGCCATTTCTAAAGCCTGCTACTGGTAGAcctaagagagaaagaggtcgtCCTCGAGGAAGTCAAGCTGCCAGGAAAATAGCGAAAGCTGATTCGTTCGAAg ATGGATCTGTATCAATAGCAGAAACAGGCAAACATAATGATTATCCTGAAG AAGGTACTGTCCCCGCTAAGAGGACAAGGAGAAGCATGGCTCCAAGCCCAAGTCCTGCAGAAGGGCAAGCTTCAAAACCAGAGTCAACAGCAATTATGAGTGAA ACATATGGTCAGTCAATGTTATGTTTATGTCAAGTGAGATCTCAGCTGTATGTAACGATAACTGGTTCTGGGGCACCACTGTATTGTACCGCAATAGATTCTATCGACAATAGATTAGTAGGATGTTGTAACGAAGTTGATAGTAACGATGTAGCAATGAGGAGACCTAGTACACGTGTTCCTTTTATCATTTTGTGTCGAATGCATAAGGAAAGACTACTAAGACATAATTGTTGCCCTTCTTGTGGACTCTTTTGTTCGCAAGGAAGATTTGTACAATGTATTAATGGCCATCAGTATCATCGCGAATGCGAGATATATCCGAACAAAAAAGGAGTATGTCCACATTGTGGAAACGAGAGTACAGCATACGATGTAATGGTCACTATGAGTGGCTTAAGAAAACCTGTGTTCATTCCGActcgaaagaaattttcaaaactgcCTTCTGCGAAAATGAGTTTGCCAGGGAAAGGTGATAATACGAAGTTAGCAGAACGACCCCCTAGTCCTTTAATTCAACcagatattattaaaataccTGAACCGTCTGTTAACACTGAGAGACCAGAACGTTATACAATCATGAGTCTTTACACATCTGTAAAGAATGGGGATTTAGAAAAATTGGTCAATGTTTTAG CATGTGGATACAATGCAAACCATACATTCCGAGATTACGCACATCGAACTGGCCTTCATATAGCTGCAGATAAAGGTCACTTATCTTGTGTGCACGTGTTAGTACAAGCCGGTGCTCAATTAGACGTGATGGATAGAAATCAACTAACACCGTTAATGTTAGCCGCTAGCAAAGGTAAAGCCGACGtggtgaaatatttaataagaataggAGCCGATGTTACGTTAAAAGGAGAAGATGGTATGACTGCTTTGCACATGGCTGCTAAATCTGGTCATTTAGATGTTTGTCGAATAATTTTGACGGAATGTAAAGCGCCAAGAACATTAGtag ATTCAGTGGACGACGGTGGATGGACAAGTTTAATTTGGGCCTGTGAATTTTGTCATGCCGAAGTAGCACGATTTTTATTAGATAAAAAGTGTGACCCTTTGATACGAGATGCGGAACAAAACATAGCGTTGCATTGGAGTGCTTTTAGCGGAAGTTCAGAGATTACAGAAATGTTACTCAACGAGGGTTGTGATGTGAATGCTGTTAACGTTCATGGCGATACGCCTCT ACACATAGCTGCTAGACAAGATCAGTATGCAGTTAGTATTTTGTTATTAGCTCGTGGTGCTAAGATAGGTGAAGTTAATGCAGCAGGAGAAACAGCAGTAAACTGTTGTACAAACGATGGCGATACTATGTCTGCTTTAAGATTGAATGCGAAAGTTAATGAACTTTCTGAACATATGTGGGAGAAAACAGTAAAAATTTTAACTAA TGACATTTCACGTGGCAAGGAAACGAATCCGATTCAATGCGTTAACGGATACGATTCAGAAGACAAGCCAACAGATTTCCTCTACGTGACTGAAAATTGTTTCACCAGTAATATACATGTTGATCGCACGATAACATCCCTACAGTCTTGTCGATGCGAAGACAACTGTAGTTCAGAAAAATGTTTGTGTGGAAATATAAGTTTGCGATGTTGGTACGATGAAGAAGGAAAACTAATACCGGAATTTAATTATACGG ATCCTCCAATGTTATTTGAGTGTAATCCAGCGTGTGACTGTAATCGTATAACGTGCAATAATCGTGTTGTACAGCATGGTTTAACCCAAAGGTTTCAATTGTTCAGAACGAAAGGTAAAGGTTGGGGCCTTAGAACGTTACGACACATTCCTAAAGGTTCCTATGTATGCGAATACGTTGGTGAAATCATTTCTGATTCTGAAGCTGATCATCGAGAAGACGATTCCTATCTATTCGATTTAGATAACAGA GATGGAGAAACATATTGCATCGATGCGAGACGTTATGGAAATATTGCTCGCTTTATAAATCATTCATGCGCGCCTAATCTCTTGCCAGTGCGAGTATTTGTCGAGCATCAGGATTTACACTTTCCTAGGATAGCATTTTTTGCCAACCGCGACATCGAGGCAGACGAAGAGCTCGG CTTCGATTATGGAGAGAAATTCTGGATTATAAAATGCAAGTCGTTCACGTGTACCTGTGGAGCCGAAAACTGTCGATATTCTGAGAAGACTATACAAGTTACTTTGGACAACTATCGCAGAAAAATGCAGCAAGAAGAAATGCTGGCAGCTCAATCATCGTAA